A stretch of Aythya fuligula isolate bAytFul2 chromosome 1, bAytFul2.pri, whole genome shotgun sequence DNA encodes these proteins:
- the KLHL34 gene encoding kelch-like protein 34, with protein sequence MSYFLSYCKAHCTAVLSQYQTLRSEGFLCDILLKVKENEFPAHKSLLACSSDYFRAMFKSYTQESKANVIQLQVVSPTGLQHVLDFIYTSLLPLSFESLEETLEAASYLQVTDAIGLCNQYLVNNLTLENCCFSANVARRFYLPDALVATEKYIVNNLWKLLDLDLAGLLELNFRTLLAVVESPDLPMVKETCLLNLVLLWLKQDKSRLIHGSSLLERIRYGLIPVEELRKTYTQSEVPLTAGIKCLIIKAINYHTSIFKQPILQDKSTTLRNQKTRIILLGGGTASDGLVTEVVAFDVYNHKWRPLTQVQDRVQNHSVCVVGNFLYVLGGEIEGGTPGDTDRDKILSVTNKVHRYDPRFNTWTQITGMLEKRCQFSCCVLGNDIFAIGGRGENGSLHSSVEVYNISRDRWTKARELPCKIHGHASAVCKSIIYISGGKYADPASTSKDVYSLSSLEGQWMKQAPMSIARFGHQMATIREAVFTFLGLYEPFSEIERYDPDQNQWTRLRPLIYDRFCYGLAVVEETALLIGGKKWQDSREVPTQDVVGYDIDNDGWEEICKAPLPWSGLQCAVLQLTEVADEQDIDTLQKRPLNC encoded by the coding sequence ATGAGCTACTTCCTGTCCTACTGCAAAGCACACTGCACTGCCGTGCTCTCCCAGTACCAGACACTGAGATCAGAGGGCTTTCTGTGTGATATTTTGCtgaaagtgaaggaaaatgaatttcctGCACATAAGTCCTTGTTGGCGTGCTCCAGCGACTATTTCCGAGCAATGTTCAAAAGTTACACCCAGGAGTCTAAAGCCAATGTGATTCAGCTGCAAGTCGTTTCACCCACTGGTCTCCAGCATGTCCTGGATTTCATTTACACTTCTTTGCTGCCCCTTTCCTTTGAAAGCCTGGAGGAGACCTTGGAGGCTGCAAGCTACTTGCAAGTGACAGATGCTATTGGCTTGTGCAATCAATACTTAGTTAACAACCTTACCTTGGAAAACTGCTGCTTCTCCGCCAACGTCGCCAGGAGGTTCTACCTGCCAGATGCCCTAGTcgcaacagaaaaatacattgtcaACAATCTCTGGAAGCTGCTGGACTTGGATTTGGCAGGACTGCTTGAGCTGAACTTCAGGACTTTGCTAGCGGTAGTGGAATCCCCAGATCTCCCCATGGTGAAGGAAACCTGCCTGTTGAAtcttgtgctgctgtggctgaagCAGGATAAATCCAGGTTGATTCATGGAAGCAGCCTTTTGGAGCGCATTAGATATGGTCTCATCCCTGTGGAAGAGCTGAGGAAAACCTACACACAGTCAGAAGTGCCCCTCACTGCAGGTATTAAGTGCCTGATCATTAAAGCAATAAATTACCATACATCTATTTTCAAACAGCCCATCCTGCAGGATAAATCCACTACACTGAGGAACCAGAAAACTCGGATCATTCTGCTGGGGGGAGGGACGGCAAGTGATGGGCTTGTCACTGAAGTGGTGGCCTTTGATGTTTACAATCACAAATGGAGACCTCTTACACAGGTGCAGGACAGGGTGCAGAACCATAGCGTGTGTGTGGTGGGGAATTTCCTCTATGTTTTGGGTGGAGAAATAGAGGGTGGCACTCCGGGTGACACTGACAGAGACAAGATATTATCGGTTACGAACAAGGTCCATCGCTATGATCCAAGGTTTAACACATGGACCCAAATCACGGGCATGCTGGAAAAGAGATGCCAGTTTTCCTGCTGTGTCCTAGGTAATGATATCTTCGCAATTGGTGGACGGGGTGAGAATGGGTCTCTGCATTCATCTGTGGAAGTCTACAACATCAGCAGGGACAGATGGACAAAGGCCAGGGAATTGCCATGCAAGATACATGGCCATGCCAGTGCTGTTTGCAAGAGTATTATATACATTTCAGGTGGCAAATATGCAGACCCAGCCAGCACGAGCAAGGACGTTTATTCTCTGAGTTCGCTCGAGGGGCAATGGATGAAACAAGCTCCCATGAGCATAGCTCGGTTTGGGCATCAGATGGCGACAATCAGAGAAGCCGTATTCACATTTTTAGGTTTATATGAACCATTCTCTGAAATAGAAAGGTATGACCCCGATCAAAACCAATGGACTCGTTTAAGGCCACTGATCTATGACCGATTTTGCTATGGCCTGGCAGTGGTAGAGGAAACGGCTCTTCTTATTGGGGGAAAGAAATGGCAAGACTCGCGGGAAGTCCCCACGCAAGATGTGGTTGGCTACGATATCGACAATGATGGCTGGGAGGAGATCTGCAAAGCCCCCTTGCCCTGGAGCGGGCTGCAgtgtgcagtgctgcagctcacAGAAGTGGCTGATGAACAGGACATTGACACCCTGCAAAAGAGGCCACTGAACTGCTGA